The nucleotide sequence CCGGAACAGCACCGTGAGGCGCCCGGCGCCGTCGATCTGCGCCGCCTCGTCGACCTCCTTCGGGATGCCGGCGAAGAACGAGTGCATGATCCACACGGCGAACGAGAGGTTGAAGGCCGCGTTGATGAAGATCATGGCGGTCCAGGTGTCGCCGAGGCCGAGGACGGTGAACTGCCGGAACAGGCCGGACGTGAGCACGGCCGGCTGCAGCATCTGCGTCACGATCACGAGGAACAGGAACACCATGCGGCCGGGGAAGCGGAACCGGGCCGTGTAGTACGCCGCGGGAAGCGACACGAGCAGCACCAGGAGCGTCGCGAACACGGAGATGACGATGGTCGAGACGAGGTTGTACGGCAGCGGCGTCTCGGGCGTCGACCACATCGTGAGGTAGTTCTCCCAGTGCCACTCCACCGGGAGGTAGGTCGGGTCGACCGAGCGGATCTGCGCCTTCGTCTTCACCGACCCGAAGAACATGATGAGGTACGGGAGCACGAAGATCGCGAGGACGAGGAACCCGGCCGCGGTGCGGAGGATCACCCGTGGCAGCGTCACCTGGTCGGCGGTGTAGCGGCGCCGGCGGCCGGGGATCGGCGGGGTGCGCCGTCCACGGGAATCGGCGGTGGTCACGAGGGCGGTCTCGGTCACGGTCATGATCAGACCTCCTTCATGGGCTTGACGATCTTCACGTAGGCCGCGACGATCGCGATGACGATGAGGAAGGCGACGACGGAGAGCGCGCTCGCCACGTCCACCTTCTTCTGCAGCTCGATGTACTTGAAGATGAGCGTCATGATCGTGTCGGCACCGTAGCCGGGGATCGACCCGGTCATCACCTTCAGGATCGGCAGCGAGTTGAAGACGTTGATGATGTTGATGAGGATCGCCACCGCCAGCGCGCCGCGCAGCTGCGGCAGCACGATGGACCAGTACGTGCGGGTGGCCCCGGCGCCGTCCATCTTCGCCGCCTCGATCGCGTCGGCCGGGACCGCTTGGAGCCCGGCGAGGATCGTGTAGGTGGTGAACGGGAGCGACACGAACACGGCGATGACGATGGACCACACGAAGGCCGTGGTCGGGTTCTTCGTCCAGCCGTAGCCCACCGCGTCGTCGGAGAGCCCGATGTCGTAGAGGAACTTGTTGAAGACCCCGAAGTACGGCTCGAGGCTGTAGTAGAAGACCATCGTGGTCATCACCACGGACGCGGCCCACGGGACGATGACCGCCATCCGCACGAGCTGACGACCCGGGAACGCCTTGTTGAGGATCTGCGCGAGGCCGAGCGAGATGACGACGGTGAACAGCACCACCGACACGACCCAGACGATCGTGCGGATGAAGATGGGCCAGAACTCCGGGAACGTGAACACGGTCACGTAGTTGTCGAGGCCGACCGAGCCCTTGTCCAGGCCCGAGAGCGAGATGTCACGGGTGGAGTTGAAGAACATGACACCGGCGGGGAACAGCACCACGCCGATGATGAGCACCAGCGCGGGGGCGATCCACGGCAGTGCCTGGAGGAGGTCCCGTCCGCCGGGGCGACCGCGCGCGGCCGTCCCGGCGTCCGGGGTGCGGGGGCGACCGGTGGCCGCCCCCGCGAGGTTCGAGGATTCTGTCGTCTGGCTCATGGGGGATTCCCGAACCTCTCCGTTCCGCGGGTCAGCCCGCGTCCACCTGGTCCTGGATCTGCTTCAGCACGTCGGCCGCCGGCTGGTCCTGGATCTGTCCGAACAGCGACTTGAAGGCGCCGTCCGCGGCCGACCACTTCGGGTTCGTGGACGGGTAGAACTGCGCGTCGGGCAGCACGTCGAGGAACGGCTTGAGGGCCTCCTCGCCGGACAGCTCCTCGGCGCCGGACTTCGTGACGGGGAGGAAGCCCTCCGCCTGCACCCACGGCACGTAGACCTCGGGCGAGTAGAAGTAGTCGAGGAACTTCGTGATCGCCTCCTGCTTGTCGCCGTCGTTCTCGAACGCCATCAGCTGGTCCATGACTCCGAGCGTGAACGGCGAGCCGTCCTTCGTCGGGATCGGCACGATGGAGTAGTCGAGCTCGGGGTTGTTGTCGGCGATCTGGCCGACCGTCGGCGGCAGGCCGACCTGCATGCCGATCTTGCCCTGGATGAAGATGTCCATGAGCGGGGAGCGCTGCGTCGAACCGGGGTCCGCCTGGGTCGCCCCGGCGTCGATCATCTTCTTGATCTGCTCGGCGCCGACGAGGTTCTCCGGGGTGTCGATGGTGATCTCGGAGGCGTCGCCGAAGGATCCGCCGCCGCCCCAGAGCCACACGGCGGCCTCGGCCTGCGCCTCCTCGGAGCCGAGGGGCATGCCGTAGCCCGCGACACCGCCGCCGAGCCCGGACACCTTGGTCGCGGCGTCGAGCAGGGAGTCCCAATCGGTCGGCGCCTCGACGCCGGCCTCGGCGAGGAGGGCGTTGTTGACGAAGAGGGCGCGCGCCGACGCGATCATCGGCAGGGCGTAGGCGGTGCCGTCGACCTCGGCGTTCGCGAGGAAGGAGTCCTGGAAGTCGGAGTAGACGTCGTCGGACACGACCTCCTCGACCGGGTAGAGCAGCTCGTCCTCGACGAAGCCCGCGAAGGGGCCGCCGTTGTAGATGTCCGGTGCCTCGCCCGCCTGGACCTTGGTGGAGATGACCTTCTCGAGGTTGTCCCACGACTGCACCTCGAGGTTGACCTTGATGTCGGGGTTCTTCTCGGTGAACCCGTCGATGACGTCCTCCCAGAGGCCCTTCGTGGCGTCGGAGTAGCTGGGGACGAGGAGGTCGAGGGTGTCGGCATCGCCGCCGCCGCTGTCTCCTCCCGATCCACCGAAACCGCAGGATGCGAGCGACAGCGTGGCGAGGGCCGCGACCGCTGCGGCCCCGTATCGCCGTGACTTGTTCATGGGCATTGCATTCCTCACTGTGGGTGCTGCTCCAGCGGGCGGGGGTCCGCTCTCCGGAGAGGGGGGTGGTGCACAGTCGCAGAACACTCCACGCGACGGTGCGTGCTGATCACGCCGCCGAGGTGGTCGCGATCGTCCGAGCGGGGGCTCGTGGAACTGGTCCCGATTATTTGTCAGGCAAACAAACAAATCAAGATGTTGCTCTCTTGGAACGAAATACTATGATCGGATCACGCCCGAAACAATCACAAGTACGCAACATCTCGTCCGAAAGGCCTTCTCATGACCGATTCGCTGCCCGGCGCGCACATGCGCGAAGAGCTCCGCTCCCAGCCGCAGATGTGGGCCACCGCGGCCGAGCTGTCCGCCGAGCAGGCCCTGCTGCCCGCCCGCGGCGCGCGCGTCGCGGTCGTCGGCTGCGGCACCTCGTGGTTCATGGCCCAGTCGTACGCCGCACTGCGCGAATCGTCCGGTCAGGGCGAGACCGACGCGTTCGCCGCGTCGGAGGCCTTCGTCGACCGCGGCTACGACGCCGTCGTCGCCCTCACCCGCTCCGGCACCACGACCGAGGTGCTCGAGCTCGTCGACCGCATCAAGGGTCGCACCCGCACGATCGGCGTGATCGGCGACCCCGACTCGCCACTTGTCTCGCTCGTCGACGATGCCGTGCTGCTGCCGTTCGCCGACGAGCAGTCCGTGGTCCAGACGCGCTTCGCGACCACGGCGCTCGCGCTCTTCCGGGCGTCGCTGGGTGAGGACCTCTCCGGAGCCATCGCCGACGCGACGGCCGTGCTCGCCGAAGAAGGGGACGACACCGAGCTGCGCGACGCCGAGCAGTACACGTTCCTCGGGCGGGGCTGGACCATCGGGCTCGCCCACGAGGCCGCGCTGAAGCTGCGCGAGTCGTCGCAGTCCTGGACCGAGGCGTACCCGTCGATGGACTACCGCCACGGTCCGATCGCCATCGCCGCCCCGGGCCGGGTGACCTGGCAGTTCGGAGAGGCACCGGACGGACTGGCCGCCGAGGTGCGCGCCACCGGGGCACGGTTCGAGCACCGCGCGATCGACCCCCTCGCCGACCTCGTGCGCCTGCACCGCACCGCCCTCGATCGTGCCGTCGCCCGCGGTCTCGACCCGGACCAGCCGCGCAACCTCACGCGATCCGTCATCCTGGATGCATGACGCCAGCGAACCCCGGAGCCGAGCGATGACCCCGACCGACGCGGCGGACGCGATCCCCGACGTCGCCAGGGACGACACCGGCGAGACGCTCGCCGCGGTGCGCACGCTCGGCGCCGGGGCGCCCGTCCTCGCGTTCGACGTCGGCGGGACCGACATCAAGTCCGCGCTGTTCGACGCGGAAGGACGAGCGCGCGGACTCCGCCGCACCCCCACCCCGACGGCGGACGGCGACCGCACCCCCGCTCTGCTCGAGCGCCTGGAGGTGCTGGCCGCCCAGCTCCGCGCGGAGCATCCGGACGTGGTGCCGCGCGCCGCCGGGCTCGTGGTGCCCGGCATCGTCGACGCCGAGGCCGGGATCGGCGTGTTCGCGAGCAACATGGGCTGGCGGGACGCCCCCCTGCGCGACCTCACGGCGCAGCGCCTCGGCCTTCCCGTCGCGTTCGACCACGACGTGCGGGCGGCGAGCTGGGCGGAGCACGAGCTCGGCGGCGCCCGCGCCTACGACGACGCGGTGATCCTCGTGATCGGCACCGGCATCGCCGGCGCCCTCCTCATCGGCGGACGCCCGTACACCGCTGGCGGGTATGCGGGAGAGATCGGGCACTCCCCGATCGCCGACGGCCCGGTCTGCCCGTGCGGGGCGCGCGGCTGCCTGGAGGCGGTCGCCTCGGCCGGCGCGATCGCGCGACGCTATCGGGACGCCACCGGCGCCACCCCCGACGGGGCGAAGGACGTCATCGCCCGCGCCGTCGCCGGGGACGAGGTCGCCGCGGACATCTGGGACTCGGCGCTCGACGCCCTGACGCTCTCCCTCGCGCAGCTCACGGCAGTGGTCGCCCCCGAGGCGGTCGTGATCGGCGGCGGGCTCTCGCGCGCGGGAGGCGCGCTGTTCGACGAGCTGCGCACCCGTCTCGCCGCCCGGCTCAGCTTCCATCGCCTTCCCGCCCTCGTCCCCGCCGAGCTCTCCGGCAACGCCGGACTGATCGGCGCCGCCCTCCGCGCCAGGGAGATCGCATGATCCTCACCGTCACCCCCAACCCCGCTCTGGACCTGACCTGGCGGGTCGACCGGCTCGTCGCGGGCGGGACCCACCGGGCCGACACCGGAGCGGCGCGCGCCGGCGGGAAGGGACTCAACGTCGCCCGGGTCGCGAACGCCGAGGGGGCGTCCGTGCTGGCGCTGACCACGGCGGGTGGCCGGATCGGCGCCGAGTTCGCCGCGGAGCTCACCGTCAGCGGCGTGCCCGCCGTGCTCGTCCCCGTCGCCGCCGAGACCCGGCGCAGCATCGCGCTCGTCGATGACTCCGCCGGGGACACGACGGTCGTGAACGAGCGGGGGGAGAACCCGACCGACGCGGAGTGGGGCGGACTCCTCGCCGAGATCGTCGATCGGCTCCCCGGCGTCAGCGTCCTGGTGATCTCCGGCAGCATCCCACCCGGGGCACCCGAATCGCTCGTCCCGATGCTCGTCGCGGTCGGCGCCGACGCCGGCGTTCCCGTGATCGTCGACACCTCCGGCCCCGATCTTCTCCGCGCCGCCGACGCCGGAGCCACCGTGCTCAAGCCCAACGCCGCCGAACTCGTCGAGGCCACCGGCATCGACGACCCCGTCGAAGGGGCGCGGTCGCTGCTGGCTCGCGGGGCCGAACTCGTGCTGCTGTCGCTCGGCGCCGAGGGGATGCTCGCCGTCACCGCCACCGACCTCCTCCACGCGCGGCTCGACGAGCCGCTCGCCGGGAACCCCACCGGTGCCGGAGACGCGGCCGTGGCGGCCTGCGCCGTCCGGTACGCGGACGGCGAGCGCGATCCCGAGCTGATCCTCCGGCGCGCGACCGCATGGTCGGCCGCGGCCGTCCTCATGCCGCTCGCCGGCGACATCTCCCCGCGCTGGATCGCGCTCGAGCAGCAGCTCCGCATCTCGCGTCCCGATCCCGCCTCCTTCCGGAAGGACCCTTCGTGACCCTCGTCTCCGCTCGCGAGCTCGTCTCCGCCGCGGCCGCCGCCAGCACCGGCATCGGCGCCTTCAACGTGATCCACCTGGAGACCGCGGAAGGCCTCGTGCGTGCCTCCGCCCTCGCCCAGCTCCCCGTGATCCTGCAGATCTCGCAGAACTGCGCCGACTACCATGGCGGTCTCGAGCCCATCGCGCTGGCCACCCTCGCGGCGGCACGACGCGCAGAGACCCCGGTGGCCGTCCACCTCGACCACGCGGAGCGACCGGAACTCGTCGACGAGGCCGTGGCCCTCGGCTTCGGCTCGGTCATGTTCGACGGCGGCGCGCTGCCCTACGACGAGAACGTGGCGCTGACGGCCGAGGTGGCCGCGCGCGCCGGGGCGGCCGGCGTCTTCGTGGAAGGCGAGCTCGGCGAGGTGGGCGGGAAGGACGGCGCCCACGCTCCCGGGGTGCGCACAGACCCCGACGAGGCGCGGGCGTTCGTCGCCGCGACCGGGGTGGACGCGCTCGCCGTCGCCGTGGGGTCGTCGCACGCCATGACCGACCGCACCGCCGCCCTCGACCTCGACCTCGTCGCCCGCCTGCGTGCGGCGCTGCGGGGTGCCGCGGCGGACGGCACCGACGTGCCCCTCGTGCTGCACGGGTCGTCGGGCGTGGCCGATTCCGTCATCGCCGACGCGGTGCGGGCGGGGATGACGAAGATCAACGTCTCCACCCACCTCAACGGCTTCTTCACCCGCGCGGTCCGCGAGGTGCTGGACGCGGACGAGCGTCTCGTCGACTCCCGCAAGTACCTCGCCCCGGCGCGCGCCGCCCTCGCGGACGAGGCCGCCCGGATGCTGCGGCTGTTCGCCCTCCAGCCCTCGACACGGGACGACGACCGGTGAAGCGGGCGGCCCGGCTGCACGCGATCCTCGACCTCCTCGCCGCCGACGGCGAGGTCACGGTCGAGGAGCTCGTGGACCGGTTCGGCGCGTCGCCGGCCACCACGCGTCGTGACCTCGACTCCCTCGCCGAGCAGCGCCTGCTCACCCGCACGCACGGCGGTGCGGTGGCGCAGACGGTCGCCTACGAGCTCCCCCTCCGCTACAAGAGCCATCTCCGCACCCATGAGAAGGAGAGCATCGCGCAGGCCGCGGCGGCGCTCGTCACCCCCGGCACCGTGGTCGGGCTCTCCGGAGGGACCACGACGACGGCCATCGCGGCCGCGCTCGCCGCCCGGGACGACCTGGCGGCGGAGGGAGGCATCACGGTGGTGACGAACGCCGTGAACATCGCCGCCCAGCTGGCGACGCGACCCGAGATCAAGGTCGTCGTCACCGGCGGGGTCATCCACTCGCGCACCTACGAGCTCGTCGGTCCGTTCGTGGAGCAGCTGCTCCGCGGGGTCCGGCTGGACATCGCCTTCATCGGCGTGAACGGCATGGATGCGGTGGCCGGGGCCACGACGCAGGACGAGCGCGAGGCGGCGGTGAACCGCATGATGGCGGAGCGGGCGCGGCGTGCCGTGGTCGTCACCGATGCCAGCAAGCTCGGAGCGGAGGCTTTCTCCGCGGTCGGCGGTCCGGAGCTGTTCGGCACCGTCATCACCGATCGCGGGGCCGAGCCCTCGGCCGTGGAGGCACTGCGCGGCGCCGGGTACACGGTGCTCCTCGCCTGACGATCTCGCGGGCGGCGGCCGGGCGCTCCGAGGGCCTCGGCGTCCCCAGATCGCCGAGGCCCTGCCGGAGCGTCACGGTTGCAGACCGCGACCTCCCGGAGCAGATGGTGTCATCTTCGTCGTCCCGCTCCCCAGCGGTGCTTCCCCAGATCCGACGGCGCCTCCCTCGCGCCTCTCCCTTCGAGGCCTTCGCTCGACACCTTCCGAAGAACAGGAGAGGGTGCCCCCGATTCTGATACCTCGCGGCGAGAAAAATAACTCGTCCGCTCAACCCCGCTCGCAGCGGGCATCGAGTTCCAAGCCGAGCAACAGACCTTTCGCTGCTGGGTCTGGGGCAACGCCATCCAACTCGACGACACCTGACACCAACGGCAGCGACTCGAGCACACCCCCCGACGGTCAACATCGCTACACGACCAGAAACCAGCCCGAGCCACCGTCATCAACGGATCACCGCTCCTGCGCCACGGGGATTTCCAGCCCACTCATCT is from Microbacterium sp. BLY and encodes:
- a CDS encoding carbohydrate ABC transporter permease, whose product is MTVTETALVTTADSRGRRTPPIPGRRRRYTADQVTLPRVILRTAAGFLVLAIFVLPYLIMFFGSVKTKAQIRSVDPTYLPVEWHWENYLTMWSTPETPLPYNLVSTIVISVFATLLVLLVSLPAAYYTARFRFPGRMVFLFLVIVTQMLQPAVLTSGLFRQFTVLGLGDTWTAMIFINAAFNLSFAVWIMHSFFAGIPKEVDEAAQIDGAGRLTVLFRINLPLVWPGIVTAIVFTFVACWNEFAASLVILSTDKNQPLSVALTKFVGQYETSWQYVFGVSIVAILPVIILFMLIEKRLVGGLTAGSVK
- a CDS encoding class II fructose-bisphosphate aldolase codes for the protein MTLVSARELVSAAAAASTGIGAFNVIHLETAEGLVRASALAQLPVILQISQNCADYHGGLEPIALATLAAARRAETPVAVHLDHAERPELVDEAVALGFGSVMFDGGALPYDENVALTAEVAARAGAAGVFVEGELGEVGGKDGAHAPGVRTDPDEARAFVAATGVDALAVAVGSSHAMTDRTAALDLDLVARLRAALRGAAADGTDVPLVLHGSSGVADSVIADAVRAGMTKINVSTHLNGFFTRAVREVLDADERLVDSRKYLAPARAALADEAARMLRLFALQPSTRDDDR
- a CDS encoding DeoR/GlpR family DNA-binding transcription regulator; the encoded protein is MKRAARLHAILDLLAADGEVTVEELVDRFGASPATTRRDLDSLAEQRLLTRTHGGAVAQTVAYELPLRYKSHLRTHEKESIAQAAAALVTPGTVVGLSGGTTTTAIAAALAARDDLAAEGGITVVTNAVNIAAQLATRPEIKVVVTGGVIHSRTYELVGPFVEQLLRGVRLDIAFIGVNGMDAVAGATTQDEREAAVNRMMAERARRAVVVTDASKLGAEAFSAVGGPELFGTVITDRGAEPSAVEALRGAGYTVLLA
- a CDS encoding ROK family protein, coding for MTPTDAADAIPDVARDDTGETLAAVRTLGAGAPVLAFDVGGTDIKSALFDAEGRARGLRRTPTPTADGDRTPALLERLEVLAAQLRAEHPDVVPRAAGLVVPGIVDAEAGIGVFASNMGWRDAPLRDLTAQRLGLPVAFDHDVRAASWAEHELGGARAYDDAVILVIGTGIAGALLIGGRPYTAGGYAGEIGHSPIADGPVCPCGARGCLEAVASAGAIARRYRDATGATPDGAKDVIARAVAGDEVAADIWDSALDALTLSLAQLTAVVAPEAVVIGGGLSRAGGALFDELRTRLAARLSFHRLPALVPAELSGNAGLIGAALRAREIA
- a CDS encoding extracellular solute-binding protein, with translation MPMNKSRRYGAAAVAALATLSLASCGFGGSGGDSGGGDADTLDLLVPSYSDATKGLWEDVIDGFTEKNPDIKVNLEVQSWDNLEKVISTKVQAGEAPDIYNGGPFAGFVEDELLYPVEEVVSDDVYSDFQDSFLANAEVDGTAYALPMIASARALFVNNALLAEAGVEAPTDWDSLLDAATKVSGLGGGVAGYGMPLGSEEAQAEAAVWLWGGGGSFGDASEITIDTPENLVGAEQIKKMIDAGATQADPGSTQRSPLMDIFIQGKIGMQVGLPPTVGQIADNNPELDYSIVPIPTKDGSPFTLGVMDQLMAFENDGDKQEAITKFLDYFYSPEVYVPWVQAEGFLPVTKSGAEELSGEEALKPFLDVLPDAQFYPSTNPKWSAADGAFKSLFGQIQDQPAADVLKQIQDQVDAG
- a CDS encoding SIS domain-containing protein, translating into MTDSLPGAHMREELRSQPQMWATAAELSAEQALLPARGARVAVVGCGTSWFMAQSYAALRESSGQGETDAFAASEAFVDRGYDAVVALTRSGTTTEVLELVDRIKGRTRTIGVIGDPDSPLVSLVDDAVLLPFADEQSVVQTRFATTALALFRASLGEDLSGAIADATAVLAEEGDDTELRDAEQYTFLGRGWTIGLAHEAALKLRESSQSWTEAYPSMDYRHGPIAIAAPGRVTWQFGEAPDGLAAEVRATGARFEHRAIDPLADLVRLHRTALDRAVARGLDPDQPRNLTRSVILDA
- a CDS encoding carbohydrate ABC transporter permease, yielding MSQTTESSNLAGAATGRPRTPDAGTAARGRPGGRDLLQALPWIAPALVLIIGVVLFPAGVMFFNSTRDISLSGLDKGSVGLDNYVTVFTFPEFWPIFIRTIVWVVSVVLFTVVISLGLAQILNKAFPGRQLVRMAVIVPWAASVVMTTMVFYYSLEPYFGVFNKFLYDIGLSDDAVGYGWTKNPTTAFVWSIVIAVFVSLPFTTYTILAGLQAVPADAIEAAKMDGAGATRTYWSIVLPQLRGALAVAILINIINVFNSLPILKVMTGSIPGYGADTIMTLIFKYIELQKKVDVASALSVVAFLIVIAIVAAYVKIVKPMKEV
- a CDS encoding 1-phosphofructokinase family hexose kinase, encoding MILTVTPNPALDLTWRVDRLVAGGTHRADTGAARAGGKGLNVARVANAEGASVLALTTAGGRIGAEFAAELTVSGVPAVLVPVAAETRRSIALVDDSAGDTTVVNERGENPTDAEWGGLLAEIVDRLPGVSVLVISGSIPPGAPESLVPMLVAVGADAGVPVIVDTSGPDLLRAADAGATVLKPNAAELVEATGIDDPVEGARSLLARGAELVLLSLGAEGMLAVTATDLLHARLDEPLAGNPTGAGDAAVAACAVRYADGERDPELILRRATAWSAAAVLMPLAGDISPRWIALEQQLRISRPDPASFRKDPS